The DNA window AAGATgcagagaggggaggtggagttcAAGGAGAACAGTCAACAGgtggcagtaaagtggcatgacaaacgagacgtccatgtcctctctactgtccatacagcaaccatgtctgccacagggaaggtggaccacctgacgggagagTTAAAGATCAAACCAGACTGTGTGCTTCACTATAATgtcaaaatgggggcagtggataaggcagacatgataaacagctttgtggaatgcgcTCGGAAAACTACCAAGTGGTATAAGAAGATATTTTTCCATCTGATCGACACTGTGGCCCTCAATGGCTACATAGTTCACCGCCAACTAACAGGTGAGATGATTACTGAACAAGGTATGTTTTGTAATTGGATGTACAGTTCACATACAaatcacatacagtaccattatGCAATTATAGTGacaatctcacccacctacccaccgtctcatcctccccactccctctcccccacaGGTAAAGTAATTACCTACCAAAAGTACAGAGAAAACCTCATGAGAGAGCTTCTGGAGGAGCACCACACCCCTCGGCGCCCATCCACTGGTGGTCGTCCTGCTGCAGACAATCCCCTACGGCTCACTGCACGGCATTTTCCCTGCAAAGTCCCTCAAACACGAAGGCACTGCAAAGTTTGCCTGTCTGGCACCAGGAAAAGGAAGCATAGGAGGTTGACAAATTATGTGTTCAGCTTGTGACACACCTCTATGTGTTTCACCATGCTTTGTGGAGTACCATATGCTCAAGCACTATTGAGCACATCTGCAACAATTactgactgacttactgacttGACAGGTGACTTGACCGGCAATCTGCCATGATACTATGCCTTTAGAGGTGggtcgggggggggggaatgCAGTTGTTGTTCAATCACTGCATGAATTTGAAATATGGGTTATGCATATTCATAAGTTGTCAGTCTCATCTTGCAGTTTTTTTCTCCTCTAGTAAAACaagtatttgttgttgttgttcgacCACCACCAATAATTCAATAAAATAGATGACTATTACATATTGTCTTATGTTTTCTTGCTGTGTTTTCATCCAGTAAAACTGTTAAGGAGTGTACACTAGCATACAAAAACTGTCCTCAATCTTCAGCTCGTAAGATGTCCAGTTCCAGTTATATTGGCAAATAATGTTCAatactgttggtgtgtgtggtttctgaaagtacagaataaagaggAATTATTAGTATTTAGAATGCAATATCATGATATAGCaatcaaacaactttataaagaagTAACATAACAACACTGCTATAAAAATAATACATTGCATTGACAAAATCACAAATATGAGTTATATAACAGTAAGAAACAGTAACCGTTGAGCTCCACAGGGgggcagggcagaacagagctATGCTAAAAAGGCCAAATGAAAACAAACCATGGTCACaaggccagggtagcttcaaaagaTAACACAAGCTAATATTTCTCTGATCCAATTAGaattgttttacagagctaataaAATAATGTAGCTTGCTACATAAGCACGACTGAGTATAAGACCATAAAGGACATGAAATTAGTAACGTTACCTCACGTGTCCACGGTTATAAGGagtacacacaaatatacactgctcaaaaaaataaagggaacgcttaaacaacacaatgcaactccaagtcaatcacacttctgtgaaatcaaactgtccacttaggaagcaacactgattgacaaatttcacatgctgttgtgcaaatggaatagacaacaggtggaaattataggcaattagcaagacacccccaatgaaggagtggttcggcaggtggtgaccacagaccacttctcagttcctatgcttcctggctgatgttttggtcacttttgaatgctggcggtgctttcactctagtagcatgagacggagtctacaacccacacaagtggctcaggtagtgcagctcatccaggatggcacatcaatgtgagctgtggcaagaaggtttgctgtgtctgtcagcgtagtgtccagagcatggaggcgctaccaggagacaggctagtacatcaggagacgtggaggaggccgtaggagggcaacaacccagcagcaggaccgctacctccgcctttgtgcaaggaggagcaggaggagcactgccagagccctgcaaaatgacctccagcaggccacaaatgtgcatgtgtctgctcaaacggtcagaaacagactccctgagggtggtatgagggcctgacgtccacaggtgggggttgtgcttacagcccaacaccgtgcaggacgtttggcatttgccagagaacaccaagattggcaaattcgccactggcgccttgtgctcttcacagatgaaagcaggttcacactgagcacatgtgacagatgtgacatagtctggagacgccgtggagaacgttctgctgcctgcaacatcctccagcatgaccggtttggcggtgggtccgtcatggtgtggggtggcatttctttggggggccgcacagtgctcgccagaggtagcctgactgccattaggtaccgagatgagatcctcagaccccttgtgagaccatatgctggtgcggttggccctgggttcctcctaatgcaagacaatgctagacctcatgtggctggagtgtgtcagcagttcctgcaagaggaaggcattgatgctatggacaggcccgcccgttccccagacctgaatccaattgagcacatctgggacatcatgtctcgctccatccaccaacgccacgttgcaccacagactgtccaggagttggcggattctttagtccaggtctgggaggagatccctcaggaaaccatccgccacctcatcaggagcatgcccaggcgttgtagggaggtcatacaggcacgtggaggccacacacactactgagcctcattttgacttgttttaaggacattacatcaaagttggatcagcctgtagtgtggttttccactttaattttgagtgtgactccaaatccagacctccatgggttgataaattggatttccattgattattttggtcagcacattcaactatgtaaagaaaaaagtatttaataagattatttcattcattcagatctaggatgtgttattttagtgttccctttatttttttgagcagtgtattatgctccatacatacagtgagctacagtagaaaTGACATAACGACATAGAGAAACTATTATAATGAAACAAGGCACTTACTTTAATAGAAACGCACACGTCAAAGATATTATCATGTAGTaatgaaaacaacaatgaaggcgAAGCAAGCACCAACTTGAAAATGGGAAAAGTTTGTGCAGGTCCTGTTCTGTCTGGAGATGCGCAAATGTCTGCGTACTTGATCTGCGGAAACAATGGGGAAGTGCTTGGGGAATTTTGGCCCGGCTCAGTAAAGCCTAAAGCATAAATTGTCCGCAAAAGTGAAATGGCCTACTTCTGTGTGAATAAAtcaggaggcggaacacacctcaattcaaactgttgtttgaaaataaaacttgtttgaaattgacaagttgaaacagcctataaataaaagCAGGAAGCGTGCTTTAGTTTCAGGGCAGCGCGGATTCACTGTCccgttgcgtaacaatcacattttggaacattctgacatcacgtgcataaaaaaaaaaaactcgcACCGGGGCAACCAGAGatatatttggaactcacatgtgaaaaggttaagttatgtaaccataccaaatgtgtGTCCCCCAGATGTACGTttgctatgttacgtctagtctatgagaccaggctgatttTAGTGTAATTGACAAGTGCAAATATGTGAAAAGGAAAACACTAACATTGTCTGTCATGCAATGTGAAGAAAAGTGTTCAGCAGAGGGAAAGTCTCAATTTCAAAACAAAAAAGACAAACAGAATTAACAGCTTGCCCAAATGGGTTTAAGAGATGTGACAAATAATGTCTATAAGATAAATACATAAAGTTCATGAAGCACATTTTTGCTATGGTGTTTATCGGTATGACACAATCACAAAGGTAACCATCAAACAACCACAACCAACCATCAAACAGCAGCATGTAGGCAGCGCAACCATTAAACACACATTCACAGGCCCTAATAGCTTCTGCCCCACGAAAATAATTTGGACATAGACACATTAAAGGCAGCGAAGCACTCTGCCTGCCTTTTGACTTCTGTTCACTGGCGGTATAAGGTAGAAACACGCATGTGCAGGTCATGTCAATTCCTTGCGTTGAGTTTGAAGAGCGGGAGAAAGGCAAACAAGGAAGCTGCCTTTCCCCTGCCCACCTTGCGCATTTTGTACCAGATCACCGCAAATTTGGGAAGTAAGTACTTAGTAGTTCAAAAATTGATGTTATTATgcagaaaaaaacatgcagaaAAAAACACTGCCTACCCTGTCCACACGTCACTGGCAATAAGGAAGTCATGGGGAGGGGAATGAAACAGCAAAATAGCATTTATTCTAATCAAAATAGCTTTAATTTTCTTCTGAAACAAAAACCTTCAGCTCAGCTAGGTGGAATAAATGGGAGATGTTAACCAGCTAGGGAAATTCCCACGGAGGGAATGAATCGCTGTTGTTTCATGAGAAAGAGGAAACTCTGCCTATAGAGAGAGTTAGAGCTGCAACCGACAGGCTTGTTCTGCTGGAGGGGATCCAACGCAGACAAGTCCTGACAACGAGGGATCTGGACTACCCGGGGAGCTTCGGATGAGGGAGTCAGTCTCTTGTCCTCTTTCTTTCTATATTGATGCACAGGCTCACTTCCTCGGTCTTTCACTCACTTTCTCGCTCACTCATTCACTGTCAACCTTCTCTCTatcaaacacagtctgcttattTCCTCTTTGTCTCTTCCTTTCCCACACTCTTCTTCTCCCactcctctcaccccccccccccccccccccggaaagTCGTGGTTTCATTAATCATTAGCAGTGACTCAGAGGAAAAGCCAGTCTGTGGTAGAGTTCATCCCACCGAATGTTTCACTGCATCCTCCTACACACGGGGATGTCAATGTCCCAATCTTAAATCCAAAGTTAGGGGACAAGAAGGAAAGCATGCCCTTGTTAGACTAAGATTAGTTAGGTTGAGTAGGTCTTTGGCCAAGCTTTCCAAGGCACTGGCAATAACAATGTGTATATGACAGTTAATTCCTGCCTCAAAAGCTCAAAATACCTACCTAATCACATTTATTAATAAAAGTGTCAACCTAAGAGAGTATGAACATAGTGTCATTCCTATGCTACGGTCATTCCTATGCTACCACTTCCATATAGGAGCTTGCGAGCTAGGCTACCTTTCCAGCTTTCCAACTAATTGTTCTGAATGAGAGACAAGAGGATATTGGAAATTCCACATTGACATGACACGTTTGAAACAGCTATGTTTTGCTAGTCAAAATTGAAATCAGGGCATATACAGTGGCCATAGCATCAAAGGTCAAATAgagggtgcttatatttgtcctgtttcacacatgtacCCACTCCCCACGAGACATATCCCACTCCCCATGAGACATATCCCCCCCCACGAGACATATCCCACTCCCCATGAGACATATCCCACTCCCCACGAGACATATCCCACTCCCCACGAGACATATCCCACTCCCCATGAGACATATCCCACTCCCCACGAGACATATCCCACTCCCCATGAGACATATCCCACTCCCCACGAGACATATCCCACGAGACATATCCCACTCCCCATGAGACATATCCCACTCCCCACGAGACATATCCCACTCCCCACGAGACATATCCCACTCCCCACGAGAC is part of the Salmo trutta chromosome 34, fSalTru1.1, whole genome shotgun sequence genome and encodes:
- the LOC115173423 gene encoding piggyBac transposable element-derived protein 4, which encodes MPAFRCRKMQRGEVEFKENSQQVAVKWHDKRDVHVLSTVHTATMSATGKVDHLTGELKIKPDCVLHYNVKMGAVDKADMINSFVECARKTTKWYKKIFFHLIDTVALNGYIVHRQLTGKVITYQKYRENLMRELLEEHHTPRRPSTGGRPAADNPLRLTARHFPCKVPQTRRHCKVCLSGTRKRKHRRLTNYVFSL